In the genome of Pseudomonas protegens, one region contains:
- a CDS encoding heavy metal response regulator transcription factor: MRILVIEDELKTAEYLHQGLTESGYVVDCANTGADGLHLTRQHAYDLVILDVNLPQIDGWGVLSQIRQNSNTRVMMLTAQGRLADKIRGLDLGADDYLVKPFEFPELLARVRTLMRRSEQKPVPDVLRVADLELDQSRHRAFRGKQRIDLTTKEFALLHLLMRQSGVVLSRTQIISFVWDMNFDCDTNVVEVSIRRLRAKIDDPFERKLIHTLRGVGYVLEERD, translated from the coding sequence ATGCGAATCCTGGTTATCGAAGACGAACTCAAAACTGCCGAGTACCTGCATCAGGGACTGACCGAAAGCGGTTACGTGGTGGATTGCGCCAATACCGGCGCGGATGGCCTGCACCTGACCCGCCAGCACGCCTACGATCTGGTGATCCTCGACGTCAACCTGCCGCAGATCGATGGCTGGGGAGTGCTGTCGCAGATCCGCCAGAACAGCAACACCCGGGTCATGATGCTGACCGCCCAGGGACGACTGGCGGACAAGATTCGCGGCCTGGACCTGGGCGCCGATGATTACCTGGTCAAGCCGTTCGAGTTTCCCGAGTTGCTGGCCCGGGTCCGCACCCTGATGCGCCGCAGCGAACAGAAGCCGGTGCCGGATGTGTTGCGCGTTGCCGACCTGGAACTGGATCAGAGCCGCCACCGGGCCTTTCGCGGCAAACAGCGCATCGACCTGACCACCAAGGAGTTCGCCCTGCTGCACCTGCTGATGCGCCAGAGCGGCGTGGTGCTGTCGCGCACCCAGATCATTTCCTTTGTCTGGGACATGAACTTCGACTGCGACACCAATGTGGTGGAAGTCTCGATCCGCCGCCTGCGAGCGAAGATCGACGACCCGTTCGAACGCAAGCTGATCCACACCTTGCGCGGCGTGGGCTACGTGCTCGAAGAGCGCGACTAA
- a CDS encoding TolC family protein, translated as MPTFPRTPARAAPTCRWMLWLVLAAAPLSVAQASVLSLDSALAKAFANNPELAAARWEIDIAQGARQQAGLLPNPVLSVDAEDTRRDSRTTAVKLSQALELGGKRGARVELASRGQELAALELERRGIELRADVLQAYYAALRAQERTQLAGRSLALAERGVSVAQGRVKAGKASPVEATRAQVQLAEVRLELSRGQMEQGDAYRQLARIIGSAAAEFSAVQEPPRALSTLPASAQLLSRLPETAQLRLAEQEILQREASLGLEKAQRIPDLDVSIGSQYDAGARERVNLLGLSMPLPLFNRNQGNVLSAARRSDQARDLRNATELRLRSETRQALEQWSTASGEVQAFNQTILPAAQRAVDSATRGFEMGKFSFLEVLDAQRTLIGARSQYLAAVAQTTDARVRIERIYGDLSRW; from the coding sequence ATGCCGACTTTCCCGAGAACACCCGCCCGGGCTGCGCCGACCTGCCGCTGGATGCTGTGGCTGGTCCTGGCAGCGGCGCCGCTGAGCGTTGCCCAGGCCTCCGTCTTGAGCCTGGACAGTGCCCTGGCCAAGGCCTTTGCCAACAACCCCGAACTGGCCGCCGCGCGCTGGGAGATCGACATCGCCCAAGGCGCACGGCAGCAGGCCGGGTTGCTGCCCAACCCGGTGCTGTCGGTGGACGCCGAGGACACCCGCAGGGATTCGCGCACCACCGCGGTCAAGCTCAGCCAGGCGCTGGAGCTGGGCGGCAAGCGTGGCGCCCGGGTGGAGCTGGCCAGCCGTGGCCAGGAGCTGGCCGCCCTGGAGCTGGAGCGGCGCGGTATCGAGCTGCGGGCCGATGTTCTGCAGGCTTACTACGCCGCGCTGCGGGCCCAGGAGCGCACCCAACTGGCCGGGCGTTCGCTGGCCCTGGCCGAACGCGGGGTCAGCGTGGCCCAGGGGCGGGTCAAGGCCGGCAAGGCCTCGCCGGTGGAAGCCACCCGGGCCCAGGTGCAACTGGCCGAGGTTCGGCTGGAGCTCAGCCGGGGGCAGATGGAGCAGGGCGATGCCTATCGGCAGTTGGCCAGGATCATTGGCAGCGCCGCCGCGGAGTTCTCGGCGGTGCAGGAACCGCCCCGCGCGCTGAGCACGCTGCCGGCCTCGGCGCAGTTGTTGAGCCGCTTGCCGGAGACTGCGCAGTTGCGCCTGGCGGAGCAGGAAATCCTTCAGCGCGAGGCGTCCCTGGGGTTGGAGAAGGCCCAGCGCATTCCCGATCTGGACGTCAGCATCGGCAGCCAGTACGACGCCGGCGCCCGTGAGCGGGTCAATCTGCTGGGCCTGTCCATGCCGCTGCCGCTGTTCAACCGCAACCAGGGCAATGTGCTGTCCGCCGCCCGTCGCAGCGATCAGGCCCGGGACCTGCGCAATGCCACCGAGCTGCGCCTGCGCAGTGAAACCCGCCAGGCCCTGGAGCAATGGAGCACCGCCAGCGGCGAAGTGCAGGCCTTCAATCAGACCATCCTGCCCGCCGCCCAACGCGCGGTGGACAGCGCCACCCGGGGCTTCGAAATGGGCAAGTTCAGTTTCCTCGAAGTGCTGGACGCCCAACGCACGCTGATCGGCGCCCGCAGCCAGTACCTCGCCGCCGTGGCGCAAACCACCGATGCCCGGGTGCGGATCGAACGCATCTACGGCGACCTCAGCCGCTGGTGA
- a CDS encoding efflux RND transporter periplasmic adaptor subunit, with amino-acid sequence MDKKRSLMMAIAAVFGLGAAALLLPGLSAPAAPAGAKLPDVAEPVGHGAEEPEGHLELSAEQIQAAGIELAEAGPRQLKRVLSLPGEIRFDEDRTSHIVPRAAGVVESVQVNLGQSVKRGELLAVIASPQVSDQRSELAAAGRRVELARTTFERERQLWIDQISAEQDYLLARQNLQEAQIALNNARQKIQALSGSAQLAGGNRYEMRAPFDAVVVEKHLSVGEVVSENSAAFTLSDLSRVWATFGVFPKDLDKVRVGQPVSVSSSELGTQVQGQVAYVGSLLGEQTRTATVRVTLANPNDAWRPGLFVAVQVATETFEAPVSVPQSAIQTVEERPSVFVRVAEGFQATPVVIGATQDGFVEVREGLAAGAQVATRGSFTLKSELGKGAADHGH; translated from the coding sequence ATGGATAAGAAACGCAGCCTGATGATGGCCATTGCCGCGGTATTTGGTCTGGGAGCGGCGGCCCTGCTGTTGCCGGGCCTGTCCGCCCCTGCGGCGCCTGCCGGCGCCAAGCTTCCTGATGTGGCCGAGCCGGTCGGGCACGGCGCCGAGGAGCCCGAGGGGCACCTGGAGCTCAGCGCCGAGCAGATCCAGGCCGCCGGGATCGAGCTGGCCGAGGCCGGTCCGCGGCAGCTCAAGCGAGTGCTGAGCCTGCCGGGGGAAATCCGTTTCGACGAGGATCGCACCTCCCACATCGTGCCCCGGGCCGCCGGGGTCGTGGAGTCGGTGCAGGTCAATCTGGGGCAGTCGGTCAAGCGCGGCGAGCTGCTGGCGGTGATCGCCAGCCCGCAGGTGTCCGACCAGCGCAGCGAGCTGGCAGCCGCCGGGCGGCGGGTGGAGCTGGCCCGTACCACCTTCGAGCGCGAGCGGCAGTTGTGGATCGATCAGATCTCCGCCGAACAGGATTACCTGCTGGCGCGCCAGAACCTGCAAGAAGCACAAATCGCCCTCAACAACGCCCGACAGAAGATCCAGGCCCTGAGTGGCAGCGCCCAGCTGGCGGGGGGCAACCGCTATGAAATGCGCGCGCCGTTCGACGCCGTGGTGGTGGAAAAGCACCTCAGCGTCGGCGAGGTGGTGAGCGAGAACAGCGCGGCCTTCACCCTCTCGGACCTGTCCCGGGTCTGGGCCACTTTTGGGGTATTCCCCAAGGATCTGGACAAGGTCCGGGTCGGCCAGCCCGTGAGTGTCAGCTCCAGCGAACTGGGGACCCAGGTCCAGGGCCAGGTGGCCTATGTCGGCAGCCTGCTGGGGGAACAGACCCGAACCGCCACGGTGCGGGTGACCCTGGCCAACCCGAATGACGCCTGGCGTCCGGGGTTGTTCGTCGCGGTGCAGGTGGCCACCGAAACCTTCGAGGCGCCGGTCAGCGTGCCGCAGAGCGCGATCCAGACCGTGGAGGAACGGCCGTCGGTGTTTGTCCGGGTGGCCGAGGGCTTCCAGGCCACGCCGGTAGTCATCGGCGCCACCCAGGACGGTTTCGTCGAGGTCCGCGAAGGGCTGGCGGCCGGGGCCCAGGTGGCCACCCGCGGCAGTTTCACCCTCAAGTCCGAACTGGGCAAAGGCGC